One window of the Vigna radiata var. radiata cultivar VC1973A chromosome 1, Vradiata_ver6, whole genome shotgun sequence genome contains the following:
- the LOC106770947 gene encoding uncharacterized protein LOC106770947: MIKETKHIIWICNTFNDTHNQVGIAHNGGLVPLLKLLDSKNGSLQHNAAFALYNLADNEGRWSSEAARWRIYHSRSTIYQGSCSSRRWIFLAIPLWWSSRELINSWMWFKSTMMMNHV, translated from the exons ATGATCAAAGAAACCAAACATATTATTTGGATCTGTAACACATTCAAT GACACACATAACCAAGTTGGTATTGCTCACAATGGTGGCTTAGTGCCATTGCTCAAGCTTCTTGACTCAAAAAATGGGTCTTTGCAACATAATGCTGCTTTTGCTTTATACAACCTTGCAGACAATGAG GGTAGGTGGAGTTCAGAGGCTGCAAGATGGAGAATTTATCATTCAA GATCGACCATCTACCAAGGTTCATGCTCCTCCAGGCGGTGGATCTTCCTTGCGATACCTCTTTGGTGGTCCTCCCGGGAACTAATTAATTCATGGATGTGGTTCAAATCTACCATGATGATGAATCATGTGTAA